A genomic window from Gossypium hirsutum isolate 1008001.06 chromosome D10, Gossypium_hirsutum_v2.1, whole genome shotgun sequence includes:
- the LOC107934947 gene encoding uncharacterized protein, with amino-acid sequence MRTLRNDLFSKLLNEEICIDNLLIGPSFIQEKLNKKEGFKRKQDRVFTGLVTLQVGKWNTSLPIKQNPHMLLLMPFQAKGDDIEGNRNAESIMLDEQTLRRDLQITIEEENYAEAAKIKDDLRVLHEDSKALVLIANFAFYDAFRRGDLAMMQNLWVKGDDVCCVHPGGNGISGYDSIMKSWKIVWMNFEFPLEIKLKNVRVHVRGDFGYVTCMEFVKTTKGSNWGSQFVINVFERINGQWHICIHQAS; translated from the exons ATGAGAACTTTAAGAAATGACCTTTTTTCCAAACTATTAAATGAAGAAATATGCATAGACAACCTTTTGATTGGACCTAGTTTTATCCAAGAGAAACTAAACAAGAAGGAAGGCTTCAAGAGGAAACAAGACCGAGTTTTTACTGGGTTAGTGACACTACAAGTTGGGAAATGGAATACCTCTT TACCCATCAAACAAAATCCACATATGCTATTGTTGATGCCTTTTCAAGCCAAAGGTGATGACATCGAGGGTAACCGAAATGCTGAAAGCATCATGTTGGATGAACAAACCTTACGAAGGGACCTGCAGATTACCATCGAGGAAGAAAACTATGCTGAAGCAGCAAAAATCAAGGATGATCTTCGAGTCCTACATGAGGATAGTAAGGCTTTGGTACTGATAGCAAATTTCGCGTTTTATGATGCTTTTAGGAGAGGGGATCTAGCCATGATGCAAAACCTTTGGGTGAAAGGAGATGATGTTTGTTGTGTACACCCAGGGGGAAATGGGATATCTGGTTATGATTCCATAATGAAAAGCTGGAAAATTGTGTGGATGAACTTCGAATTTCCACTAGAGATAAAGCTGAAAAATGTTCGAGTTCATGTTAGAGGAGATTTTGGGTATGTTACGTGCATGGAATTTGTCAAGACAACAAAAGGTAGCAATTGGGGTTCGCAGTTTGTAATAAATGTGTTCGAGAGGATTAATGGTCAATGGCATATATGCATTCACCAGGCTTCTTAA
- the LOC121222592 gene encoding TMV resistance protein N-like, with amino-acid sequence MASSSSRQIKHQVFLSFRGEDTRLNFTSHLLKALKDMGVNVFFDEEKLEKGEQLSKALSQAIAASNLSIIVLSVNYASSKSCLAEVSDIIDRKNTQGHIVLPIFYHVDPSHVRNIGGSFQVSFEEHESKRLVDEVKRWKAAFAEIGKLKGWHIDGGKLDR; translated from the coding sequence atggcttcttcttcttctcgtCAAATCAAGCATCAAGTTTTCTTGAGCTTCAGAGGTGAAGACACGCGCCTTAACTTCACCAGTCATCTACTCAAAGCTTTGAAAGACATGGGAGTGAATGTCTTCTTCGATGAAGAAAAACTGGAAAAAGGAGAGCAACTTTCAAAAGCACTTTCTCAAGCTATTGCAGCCTCAAATCTCTCAATTATCGTTTTATCCGTAAACTATGCTTCTTCAAAATCATGCCTGGCTGAAGTTTCTGACATCATAGACCGCAAGAACACTCAAGGGCATATTGTTCTTCCCATCTTTTACCATGTTGATCCTTCCCATGTGCGAAATATTGGTGGGAGCTTTCAGGTATCCTTTGAAGAGCATGAATCAAAGAGGTTAGTTGATGAAGTGAAGCGATGGAAAGCTGCTTTTGCTGAAATTGGTAAATTAAAAGGTTGGCATATAGATGGTGGGAAACTTGATAGGTAG